The following coding sequences are from one Pseudopipra pipra isolate bDixPip1 chromosome 16, bDixPip1.hap1, whole genome shotgun sequence window:
- the LOC135422881 gene encoding noggin-2-like, translating to MTAIRALLLCLCLGLPAGGQPFLRLRPSPSDNLPVKDIVEHPDPEYDPKEQDLDERTLRKKLGSHFDPGFMAVAVPGPANASGAAAAAGRGRAALPAELRRLELGPPRGPRLRLGKKARRKVLQWLWAHTHCPVLYAWKDLGVRFWPRYIKEGNCLAEKSCSLPEGMFCKPVKSVTKTFLRWHCQGWSSQKYCTWIPVQYPLISECKCSC from the coding sequence ATGACGGCGATCCGGgcgctgctgctctgcctgtgcctggGGCTGCCGGCGGGCGGGCAGCCCTTCCTGCGCCTGCGACCCTCGCCCAGCGACAACCTGCCCGTCAAGGACATCGTGGAGCACCCGGACCCCGAGTACGACCccaaggagcaggacctggacGAGAGGACGCTGAGGAAGAAGCTGGGCAGCCATTTCGACCCCGGCTTCATGGCCGTGGCCGTGCCGGGGCCGGCCAACGCCTCGggcgccgcggcggcggcggggcgggggcgggcggcgctgcCGGCGGAGCTGCGGCGGCTGGAGCtggggccgccccggggcccCCGCCTGCGGCTGGGCAAGAAGGCGCGGCGGAAggtgctgcagtggctgtgggcgCACACCCACTGCCCCGTCCTCTACGCCtggaaggacctgggggtgcgCTTCTGGCCGCGCTACATTAAGGAGGGCAACTGCCTGGCCGAGAAGTCCTGCTCGCTGCCCGAGGGCATGTTCTGCAAGCCCGTCAAGTCGGTCACCAAGACCTTTCTGcgctggcactgccagggctggtCCAGCCAGAAATACTGCACCTGGATCCCCGTGCAGTACCCGCTCATCTCCGAGTGCAAGTGCTCCTGCTAA